One window of Halopseudomonas maritima genomic DNA carries:
- the rpoD gene encoding RNA polymerase sigma factor RpoD: MSGKAQQQSRLKELIARGREQGYLTYAEVNDHLPEDISDPEQVEDIIRMINDMGITVFEAAPDADALLLADNDADEAAAEEAAAALAAVETDIGRTTDPVRMYMREMGTVELLTREGEIEIAKRIEEGIREVMAAISMFPGTVDDILADYARVVEEGGRLSDIFSGYIDPDDDGMSGTDNAEIPAAKAKDQKKSEDDDEDEDDSDDDSDDDNEGDGGPDPEVARLRFGAIEEQLQKLHKVLKKHPRNNPKVVAEQEALATLFMPIKLIPKQYEALVTRVRGAQDQVRQQERAIMQLCVRDARMPRADFLRSFPGNEINEGWVDELLADKPRYSEGLEALKGDILRAQKKLAELEEASRLTISEIKDINRRMSIGEARARRAKKEMVEANLRLVISIAKKYTNRGLQFLDLIQEGNIGLMKAVDKFEYRRGYKFSTYATWWIRQAITRSIADQARTIRIPVHMIETINKLNRISRQMLQEMGREPTPEELGERMEMPEDKIRKVLKIAKEPISMETPIGDDEDSHLGDFIEDGTMESPIDSATVENLKEATRDVLSGLTAREAKVLRMRFGIDMNTDHTLEEVGKQFDVTRERIRQIEAKALRKLRHPTRSDHLRSFLDE; this comes from the coding sequence ATGTCCGGAAAAGCGCAACAGCAATCCCGTCTCAAAGAGCTCATCGCGCGTGGTCGCGAACAGGGCTATCTGACCTATGCGGAGGTCAACGATCACCTGCCCGAGGATATCTCCGATCCGGAGCAGGTGGAAGACATTATCCGCATGATCAACGACATGGGCATCACGGTGTTCGAAGCAGCACCTGACGCCGATGCGCTGTTGCTGGCTGACAATGACGCCGACGAAGCTGCTGCCGAAGAGGCCGCTGCCGCCCTCGCCGCCGTTGAAACCGACATCGGCCGCACCACTGACCCGGTGCGCATGTACATGCGTGAGATGGGTACCGTCGAACTGCTGACCCGCGAAGGCGAGATCGAAATCGCCAAACGCATCGAGGAAGGCATTCGCGAGGTCATGGCCGCTATCTCCATGTTCCCCGGCACGGTCGACGACATCCTCGCCGACTACGCTCGCGTGGTCGAAGAAGGTGGCCGTCTGTCGGATATCTTCAGCGGTTATATCGACCCCGATGACGATGGCATGTCCGGCACCGACAACGCCGAAATCCCCGCCGCCAAAGCCAAGGACCAGAAAAAGTCCGAGGACGACGACGAGGATGAAGACGACAGCGACGATGACAGCGATGACGACAACGAAGGCGACGGCGGCCCGGACCCGGAAGTAGCCCGTCTGCGTTTTGGCGCGATCGAAGAGCAACTGCAGAAGCTGCACAAGGTGCTGAAGAAGCACCCGCGCAACAACCCCAAAGTGGTTGCCGAGCAGGAAGCCCTGGCGACCCTGTTCATGCCGATCAAGCTGATTCCCAAGCAATACGAAGCGCTGGTGACCCGCGTGCGTGGCGCCCAGGATCAGGTCCGCCAGCAAGAACGTGCCATCATGCAGTTGTGTGTGCGCGATGCCCGTATGCCGCGTGCCGATTTCCTGCGCAGCTTCCCCGGCAACGAAATCAACGAAGGTTGGGTGGACGAACTGCTGGCCGACAAGCCGCGTTACAGCGAAGGTCTCGAAGCACTCAAGGGCGACATCCTGCGCGCGCAGAAGAAGCTGGCCGAGCTGGAAGAAGCGTCTCGTCTGACCATCTCCGAGATCAAGGACATCAACCGCCGCATGTCCATCGGTGAAGCCCGTGCCCGCCGCGCCAAAAAGGAAATGGTCGAGGCTAACCTGCGTCTGGTTATCTCCATCGCCAAGAAGTACACCAACCGTGGCCTGCAGTTCCTTGACCTGATCCAGGAAGGCAACATCGGTCTGATGAAGGCCGTGGACAAGTTCGAATACCGTCGCGGCTACAAGTTCTCGACCTATGCTACCTGGTGGATCCGTCAGGCGATCACCCGCTCGATTGCCGACCAGGCGCGCACCATCCGTATTCCGGTGCACATGATCGAGACGATCAACAAGCTCAACCGTATCTCCCGCCAGATGCTGCAGGAGATGGGTCGCGAGCCGACCCCGGAAGAGCTGGGCGAGCGCATGGAAATGCCTGAGGACAAGATCCGCAAGGTATTGAAGATCGCCAAGGAACCGATCTCGATGGAAACCCCCATCGGTGACGATGAAGACTCGCATCTGGGCGACTTTATCGAAGACGGCACCATGGAATCGCCGATCGACTCGGCCACCGTGGAAAACCTCAAGGAAGCGACACGCGATGTCCTGTCCGGCCTCACAGCCCGTGAAGCCAAGGTCCTGCGTATGCGCTTTGGCATCGACATGAACACCGACCACACGCTGGAAGAGGTTGGTAAGCAGTTCGATGTTACCCGTGAGCGGATTCGTCAAATCGAAGCCAAGGCGCTGCGCAAGCTGCGCCACCCCACCCGCAGCGATCACCTGCGCAGCTTCCTCGACGAGTAA